A section of the Aminiphilus circumscriptus DSM 16581 genome encodes:
- a CDS encoding type I restriction endonuclease subunit R: MTENQIEHLLIEKLIDLKYTYRPDIRDRAALERNFRQHFEALNRVKLTDNEFGRLLEDIVTPDVFAAARRLRERNTFERDDGTPLHYTLVNIRDWCKNTFEVVNQLRISTDYSYHRYDVILLINGVPVVQIELKTLAISPRRAMQQIVEYKNDPGNGYGKTLLCFMQLFIVSNRSDTWYFANNNNRHFSFDADERFLPFYQYADQSNRKITHLDSFADAFLAKCTLGEMISRYMVLVACEQKLLMMRPYQIYAVKAIVECIHQHCGNGYIWHTTGSGKTLTSFKASTLLKDNPDIDKCLFVVDRKDLDRQTRDEFNKFQEGCVEENTNTETLVRRLLSEDYADKVIVTTIQKLGLALDGNNSRRNYAERLEPLRRQRMVFIFDECHRSQFGENHKAIKEFFPNAQLFGFTGTPIFEQNASCQQIEGQQASYRTTADIFQQQLHAYTITHAIEDRNVLRFHVDYFKPEGKIPPKTGEPLEKKAIVDAILAKHDAATNGRKFNALFATSSINDAIEYHELFKTVQAEKAAADENFRPLNVACIFSPPADGNKDVQQIQEDLPQEKADNEQEPEKKKEALRGIIADYNARYGTNHSVGEFDLYSQDVQTRIKNQQYPNSDLPHNEKIDIVIVVDMLLTGFDSKFLNTLYVDKNLKYHGLIQAFSRTNRVLNDTKPYGNILDFRSQQDAVDTAIALFSGEASKPAKEIWLVEKAPVVIEKLENAVQHLGQFMHSQGLENKPEAVPNLKGDEARATFINLFKEVQRLKTQLDQYTDLTDGDREKIEQVLPKEELHAFRGVYLDTALRLKAKQGKGDKDAGSEGGEMVDQLDFEFVLFASAVIDYDYIMALIATYSQQKPDKQKMNREQLIGLIQADAKFIDERDDIAEYIETLEVGKGLDEKAVRAGYALFKEQKNARELAAVAEKHGIESAALQTFVETVLRRMVFDADLLGDLLAPQGLGWKARTQKELALMEDMIPLFKKLAQGREISGLSAYEQ; the protein is encoded by the coding sequence TCGAGCGCGACGACGGCACGCCTCTCCATTACACGCTGGTCAACATCAGGGACTGGTGCAAGAACACCTTCGAGGTCGTCAACCAGTTGCGCATCAGCACCGACTACAGCTATCACCGCTACGACGTGATCCTGCTGATCAACGGCGTCCCCGTGGTGCAGATCGAGCTGAAGACGCTGGCGATCAGCCCGCGCCGGGCGATGCAGCAGATCGTCGAGTACAAGAACGATCCAGGAAACGGCTACGGAAAAACGTTGCTCTGCTTCATGCAGCTCTTCATCGTCAGCAACCGCAGCGATACTTGGTACTTCGCCAACAACAACAACCGACATTTCAGCTTCGACGCCGACGAACGCTTCTTGCCATTCTATCAGTACGCGGACCAAAGCAACAGGAAGATCACCCACCTGGACAGCTTCGCCGATGCCTTTCTGGCCAAGTGCACCCTGGGCGAGATGATCAGCCGCTACATGGTGCTCGTGGCGTGCGAACAGAAGCTCCTGATGATGCGTCCCTACCAGATCTACGCCGTCAAGGCGATAGTGGAGTGCATTCATCAACACTGCGGCAACGGCTACATCTGGCACACCACCGGCAGCGGGAAGACCCTCACGTCCTTCAAGGCATCGACCCTGCTCAAGGACAACCCCGACATCGACAAATGCCTCTTCGTGGTGGACCGAAAGGACCTCGACAGGCAGACCCGGGATGAGTTCAACAAATTTCAGGAAGGCTGCGTCGAAGAGAACACCAACACCGAAACCCTGGTGCGGCGCCTGCTCTCCGAGGACTATGCCGATAAAGTGATCGTCACCACCATCCAGAAGCTCGGCCTCGCGCTCGACGGCAACAACAGCAGGCGCAACTACGCGGAGCGGCTGGAGCCCTTGCGCCGCCAGCGCATGGTGTTCATCTTCGACGAGTGCCACCGGTCGCAGTTCGGCGAGAACCACAAGGCCATCAAGGAATTTTTCCCCAACGCCCAGTTGTTCGGGTTCACCGGCACACCCATCTTCGAGCAAAACGCTTCCTGCCAGCAGATCGAAGGACAGCAGGCCAGCTATCGAACCACGGCGGACATCTTCCAGCAGCAACTGCACGCCTACACCATCACGCACGCCATCGAGGACCGGAACGTCCTTCGCTTCCATGTGGACTACTTCAAACCGGAAGGAAAGATTCCGCCCAAGACCGGCGAGCCTCTCGAAAAGAAAGCCATCGTCGACGCGATTCTCGCCAAGCACGACGCCGCCACCAACGGGCGCAAGTTCAACGCCCTGTTCGCCACCTCGTCGATCAACGACGCCATCGAGTATCATGAACTCTTCAAAACGGTGCAGGCCGAAAAAGCGGCGGCGGACGAAAACTTCCGGCCGCTGAATGTGGCCTGCATCTTCTCGCCCCCCGCCGATGGCAACAAGGATGTGCAGCAGATACAGGAAGATCTGCCGCAGGAAAAGGCCGACAACGAGCAGGAGCCCGAAAAGAAGAAAGAGGCCCTCAGGGGCATCATTGCCGACTACAATGCGCGGTATGGCACGAACCACAGCGTGGGCGAATTCGACCTCTACTCTCAGGATGTGCAGACGCGCATTAAAAACCAGCAGTACCCGAACAGCGATTTGCCGCACAACGAAAAGATTGACATTGTCATCGTGGTGGACATGCTGCTCACCGGCTTCGACTCCAAGTTTCTGAACACCCTGTACGTGGACAAGAACTTGAAGTATCACGGGCTGATTCAGGCTTTTTCCCGCACCAACCGCGTGCTCAACGACACCAAGCCCTACGGCAACATTCTCGACTTCCGCAGTCAGCAGGACGCCGTGGACACCGCCATTGCCCTCTTTTCCGGCGAGGCGAGCAAACCCGCCAAGGAGATATGGCTTGTGGAGAAAGCGCCGGTGGTTATCGAAAAGCTGGAAAATGCCGTGCAGCATTTGGGGCAGTTCATGCACTCGCAGGGGCTGGAAAACAAACCCGAAGCGGTGCCCAACCTCAAAGGGGACGAGGCTCGTGCAACGTTCATCAACCTCTTTAAAGAGGTGCAACGCCTCAAAACCCAGTTGGACCAGTACACCGACCTGACGGACGGGGACAGGGAGAAAATCGAGCAGGTGCTGCCCAAGGAGGAATTGCATGCCTTCAGAGGTGTCTATCTGGACACCGCGCTGCGTCTGAAGGCAAAACAGGGCAAGGGCGATAAAGACGCGGGGTCGGAGGGGGGGGAAATGGTCGATCAGCTTGATTTCGAATTCGTCCTTTTCGCCTCCGCGGTGATCGACTACGACTACATTATGGCGCTGATCGCGACGTATTCGCAGCAGAAGCCCGACAAGCAGAAAATGAACCGCGAACAGCTTATTGGTCTCATCCAGGCCGACGCCAAGTTCATCGACGAGCGCGACGACATCGCCGAGTACATCGAAACCCTGGAAGTGGGCAAAGGGTTGGACGAGAAGGCCGTCCGCGCCGGTTACGCACTCTTCAAGGAGCAAAAGAACGCCCGCGAGCTTGCCGCCGTTGCAGAAAAACACGGCATCGAGTCCGCCGCCCTGCAGACCTTCGTGGAGACCGTCCTGCGCCGCATGGTCTTCGACGCTGATCTCTTGGGCGACCTGCTCGCCCCGCAAGGGCTTGGCTGGAAGGCGCGCACGCAGAAGGAGCTGGCGCTGATGGAGGACATGATTCCGCTGTTCAAGAAACTCGCCCAGGGACGGGAGATATCGGGGTTGAGCGCGTATGAGCAATAA
- a CDS encoding restriction endonuclease subunit S, producing MSNNMEEADMTAKTKRALVPKLRFPEFRDAGEWDLDLLGNKTISKFIDERVSIDKLNLESYVSTENLLHDYAGVTRATKLPISGSFTCYKKDDVLISNIRPYLKKVWSADKEGTSSNDVIVIRAGERIASNFLVFVLKNDQFIHYVMTGAKGVKMPRGDISSMKEYPVAFPKDDEQKKIADCLTSVDELITLEARKIDALKAHKKGLMQQLFPAEGETLPKLRFPEFRDAGEWEEKKLGEIGNVLMCKRIFAEETNDREGVPFFKIGTLGGIADSFISRQLFDEYRSKYNYPKKGEVLLTCSGTVGKCIPYNGADAYYQDSNIVWIANPTRVISNEFLFYILSSVDWSRLNSTTITRIYGDDLRAISLVFPADPVEQQKIADCLSSLDDLIALQSQKLDALKAHKKGLLQQLFPSPGEVGE from the coding sequence ATGAGCAATAATATGGAAGAAGCGGACATGACGGCGAAAACAAAGCGCGCATTGGTGCCTAAACTGCGCTTCCCCGAGTTCCGGGATGCGGGGGAGTGGGACCTTGATTTACTTGGTAATAAAACAATCTCTAAATTCATAGATGAGAGAGTATCGATAGATAAACTGAACCTTGAATCATATGTAAGCACTGAAAATTTACTACACGATTATGCTGGAGTAACGAGGGCTACTAAACTTCCAATTTCAGGTTCTTTCACATGTTACAAGAAAGATGATGTCCTAATATCAAATATTCGACCATATTTAAAAAAAGTATGGTCCGCAGATAAAGAAGGAACTTCTTCCAATGATGTTATCGTTATTCGTGCGGGGGAAAGGATCGCGAGTAACTTTTTAGTCTTTGTCCTCAAGAATGATCAGTTTATACACTATGTCATGACAGGTGCTAAAGGCGTAAAAATGCCCAGAGGAGATATTTCTTCGATGAAGGAGTATCCTGTAGCATTTCCAAAAGACGACGAACAAAAAAAAATCGCCGACTGCCTCACCTCCGTCGACGAGCTGATAACCTTGGAGGCCCGGAAGATCGACGCGCTCAAGGCCCATAAAAAAGGACTGATGCAGCAGCTTTTCCCCGCCGAAGGCGAAACCCTCCCCAAACTCCGCTTCCCCGAGTTCCGAGATGCGGGGGAGTGGGAGGAGAAGAAACTTGGGGAAATAGGCAATGTCTTAATGTGCAAAAGAATATTTGCTGAAGAAACGAATGATCGAGAAGGAGTACCATTCTTTAAGATTGGAACATTGGGTGGAATTGCGGATTCATTTATCAGCAGACAGTTGTTTGATGAGTATAGATCAAAATATAACTACCCAAAAAAAGGTGAAGTATTATTGACATGTAGCGGTACAGTAGGGAAGTGCATTCCATACAATGGAGCGGATGCGTATTACCAGGATTCGAATATAGTTTGGATAGCTAATCCCACTCGCGTTATTAGCAATGAGTTTTTATTTTATATATTATCAAGTGTTGACTGGAGCCGACTGAACTCCACCACAATAACTCGGATATATGGAGATGACTTAAGAGCCATCTCTCTTGTTTTTCCGGCAGATCCTGTGGAACAACAAAAAATCGCCGACTGCCTCTCCTCCCTCGACGACCTTATCGCCTTGCAGTCCCAAAAACTCGACGCGCTCAAGGCCCATAAAAAAGGGCTGTTGCAGCAGCTTTTCCCGTCTCCGGGCGAGGTGGGGGAATGA
- a CDS encoding type I restriction-modification system subunit M, giving the protein MTEHDKRRLGATLWAIADQLRGAMNADDFRDYMLSFLFLRYLSDNYEAAAQKELGLDYPKLLPGDRRPPLAVWYGQNPGDTDEFEKQMRRKTHYVIKPEYLWSSIAEMARTQNGELLHTLEKGFNYIENESFASTFAGLFSEINLNSEKLGKDYAARNAKLCTVVKEIAEGLAQFSTDSDTLGDAYEFLIGQFAAGSGKKAGEFYTPQQISSVLSGIVTLDSQEPATGRRKTLESVFDFACGSGSLLLNVRRRMGANGIGKIYGQEKNITTYNLARMNMLLHGVKDSEFHIYHGDSLTNDWDWLREMNPAKMPKFDAVVANPPFSYRWDPNEAMGDDMRFKNYGLAPKSAADFAFLLHGFHYLKPEGVMAIILPHGVLFRGGAEERIRTKLLKDGNIDTIIGLPANLFYSTGIPVCILVLKKCKKPDDVLFINAAEHFEKGKRQNVLTPEHIDKILDTYQRRREEDRYARRVSMKEIEKNGYNLNITRYISTQQEEEPIDLHAVNADLVELTQSIEAARNKHNAFLKELGLPPLP; this is encoded by the coding sequence ATGACCGAACACGACAAGAGAAGACTTGGCGCAACCCTCTGGGCAATCGCCGATCAACTGCGCGGGGCGATGAACGCGGACGACTTCCGCGACTATATGCTCTCCTTCCTCTTCCTGCGCTACCTTTCGGACAACTACGAGGCCGCGGCGCAGAAGGAGCTGGGGTTGGATTACCCAAAGCTGCTTCCCGGCGACCGCCGCCCTCCGTTGGCCGTGTGGTACGGGCAAAACCCCGGCGATACCGACGAGTTCGAAAAACAGATGCGCCGCAAGACGCACTATGTGATCAAGCCGGAGTACCTCTGGAGCAGCATCGCCGAGATGGCGCGCACCCAGAACGGCGAGCTGCTGCACACTCTCGAAAAGGGCTTCAACTACATCGAGAACGAATCCTTCGCCAGCACCTTCGCCGGACTGTTCTCCGAGATCAATCTCAATTCGGAGAAGCTGGGGAAGGACTACGCGGCGCGCAACGCCAAGCTCTGCACCGTCGTCAAAGAGATCGCCGAGGGGCTGGCGCAGTTCTCCACCGACAGCGACACTCTGGGCGACGCCTACGAGTTTCTTATCGGCCAGTTCGCCGCCGGTTCGGGAAAGAAGGCGGGGGAGTTCTACACGCCGCAGCAGATATCAAGCGTCCTCTCCGGCATCGTCACGCTGGACAGCCAGGAACCGGCCACCGGAAGGAGGAAGACCCTTGAAAGCGTCTTCGACTTCGCGTGCGGTTCCGGCTCCCTGCTGCTCAACGTGCGCCGCCGCATGGGGGCGAACGGCATCGGCAAGATTTACGGCCAGGAGAAGAACATCACCACGTACAACCTGGCGCGCATGAACATGCTGCTGCACGGAGTGAAGGATTCGGAGTTCCATATCTACCACGGCGACAGCCTCACAAATGACTGGGACTGGCTGCGCGAGATGAACCCGGCGAAGATGCCGAAGTTCGACGCGGTGGTGGCAAATCCGCCGTTCAGTTACCGATGGGATCCGAACGAGGCGATGGGCGATGACATGCGCTTCAAGAACTACGGTCTCGCGCCTAAGTCCGCCGCGGACTTCGCCTTTCTGCTGCACGGCTTCCACTATTTGAAGCCGGAGGGCGTCATGGCGATCATCCTGCCGCACGGCGTTCTTTTCCGGGGCGGCGCGGAAGAGCGCATCCGCACGAAGCTGCTCAAGGACGGCAACATCGACACGATCATCGGCCTGCCGGCGAATCTCTTCTACTCGACGGGGATTCCGGTCTGCATTCTCGTGCTGAAGAAGTGCAAGAAACCGGACGACGTGCTCTTCATCAACGCCGCCGAGCATTTCGAGAAGGGAAAGCGTCAGAATGTCCTGACGCCGGAGCATATCGACAAGATTCTCGACACCTACCAGCGCCGCAGGGAAGAGGACCGTTACGCCCGCCGCGTGTCGATGAAGGAGATCGAAAAGAACGGCTACAACTTGAACATCACGCGCTACATCAGCACGCAGCAGGAGGAGGAGCCGATCGATCTGCACGCTGTCAACGCCGATCTGGTCGAGTTGACGCAAAGCATCGAGGCGGCGCGGAACAAGCACAACGCGTTTCTCAAAGAGCTGGGCCTGCCACCCTTGCCGTGA
- the chrA gene encoding chromate efflux transporter: MRSGRTDPPSPGKDVPAGQGNRPVRRAVFLKDVFLCALGAYGGPEAHMSVFLDQMVVRRAYLGEADLIELIALCSILPGPTSTQTLVAIGHKVGGPWLAALAMLVWALPALAVMTILSFLYQFLAAWNISFGVLRYLGPMAVGFILVAAYRIGRKVVTDALTMLLFLFGAVTTYFIRAPWIFPAVLLFGGAASVLLAREPDMWNRVRLSPPWIYLVLFALFALGGLFVEHLTDSRSVLLFESFYRYGYLVFGGGQVVVPVMHSDLVQHWKFMTDQEFLTGYGLVQGLPGPMFSFAAYAGGMAARGGSALQQVFGAVAGGVGIFLPGLLLIYFVYPVWEGLRQIRAVRISLRGINAVAGGLIAVSAVILMRASGFQPDGLAATALSVGLLAWGKIPAPLIVLFALCAGIVL; this comes from the coding sequence ATGCGGAGCGGAAGAACCGATCCCCCTTCGCCGGGGAAGGATGTGCCTGCTGGGCAGGGAAATCGGCCTGTCCGCAGGGCGGTCTTTCTGAAGGATGTGTTTCTCTGTGCGCTCGGTGCCTATGGTGGCCCGGAGGCGCACATGAGCGTCTTTCTGGACCAGATGGTGGTCAGGCGGGCCTATCTCGGCGAGGCCGATCTGATCGAACTGATCGCCCTCTGCAGCATTCTTCCCGGTCCGACCAGCACCCAGACCCTTGTCGCCATCGGCCACAAGGTGGGGGGGCCGTGGCTGGCCGCGCTGGCCATGCTCGTCTGGGCGCTTCCGGCGCTCGCGGTGATGACGATCCTCTCGTTCCTCTACCAGTTTCTCGCCGCGTGGAACATCTCCTTCGGGGTGCTGCGCTATCTCGGTCCCATGGCGGTCGGGTTCATCCTCGTCGCCGCATACCGCATCGGACGAAAGGTGGTCACCGATGCGCTGACGATGCTGCTGTTCCTCTTCGGGGCGGTCACCACCTACTTCATCCGCGCTCCCTGGATCTTTCCCGCGGTGCTGCTTTTTGGGGGTGCCGCGAGCGTTCTCCTCGCCCGCGAACCAGACATGTGGAATCGGGTCCGTCTTTCGCCTCCGTGGATCTATCTGGTGCTCTTCGCCCTGTTCGCGCTGGGCGGACTCTTCGTGGAGCATCTCACCGACAGCCGCTCGGTCCTCCTCTTCGAGAGCTTCTATCGCTACGGTTACCTGGTCTTCGGCGGAGGGCAAGTGGTGGTGCCCGTCATGCACAGCGATCTTGTCCAGCACTGGAAGTTCATGACCGACCAGGAGTTTCTCACCGGCTACGGCTTGGTGCAGGGGCTTCCCGGGCCGATGTTCAGCTTTGCCGCCTATGCAGGGGGAATGGCGGCGCGGGGAGGTTCGGCGCTGCAACAGGTGTTCGGGGCGGTCGCTGGGGGCGTGGGGATCTTCCTGCCGGGCCTTCTGCTCATCTACTTTGTCTATCCCGTGTGGGAGGGGCTCAGACAGATTCGGGCGGTGCGCATCTCCCTCCGGGGCATCAACGCCGTCGCTGGAGGCCTGATTGCCGTATCCGCGGTGATCCTCATGCGGGCGAGCGGTTTTCAGCCCGACGGTCTGGCCGCAACGGCCCTTTCCGTGGGGCTGCTGGCCTGGGGAAAGATCCCCGCTCCGCTGATCGTACTCTTCGCGCTGTGTGCGGGGATCGTTCTCTGA
- a CDS encoding isochorismatase family protein, with product MKKKALFVTDPQVDFCSPSGSLYVPGAEEDCARIAEHIDRRGEEYARIFVSLDVHTRGSIFFPEFWEGVDDAARRPEPFTGIDLEMYLKGECAWVPRDAVVREHVVSYFRELAAKGEREFTIWPIHCIAGTEGANIHPSVALALERHTVRTGRPLDLVFKGYRPYVEQYSAYMPEVEAVLVDGDIREIVLCGEALSHCVLHTAGDMREALARRGYSVAIDILDGCSSIIPGFETATRKALASLRIGTAPF from the coding sequence GTGAAGAAAAAAGCGCTGTTCGTCACGGACCCGCAGGTGGATTTCTGCAGTCCTTCGGGGTCTCTTTACGTTCCGGGGGCCGAGGAGGACTGCGCACGCATCGCCGAGCACATCGACCGGCGCGGGGAGGAGTACGCGAGGATTTTCGTGAGCCTTGACGTGCACACCCGGGGCTCCATCTTCTTCCCCGAGTTCTGGGAGGGCGTGGACGACGCCGCGAGGCGCCCCGAGCCCTTCACCGGCATCGACCTCGAGATGTACCTGAAGGGCGAATGTGCATGGGTCCCGAGAGATGCCGTCGTCAGGGAGCACGTGGTGTCCTACTTCCGGGAGCTCGCCGCGAAGGGAGAACGGGAGTTCACCATCTGGCCCATTCACTGCATTGCGGGCACGGAGGGCGCGAACATCCATCCCTCCGTCGCCCTGGCCCTGGAGCGGCATACCGTGAGGACCGGAAGGCCCCTCGATCTCGTCTTCAAGGGCTACCGTCCCTATGTCGAGCAGTACTCCGCCTACATGCCCGAGGTCGAAGCCGTCCTCGTCGACGGGGACATCCGGGAGATCGTTCTCTGCGGCGAGGCGCTGTCTCACTGCGTCCTCCACACCGCCGGGGACATGCGGGAAGCGCTCGCAAGGCGAGGGTATTCCGTCGCCATCGACATTTTGGACGGGTGTTCCTCGATCATTCCCGGATTCGAGACGGCGACGAGAAAGGCGCTTGCGAGCCTCCGCATCGGCACCGCTCCGTTCTGA